One part of the Megachile rotundata isolate GNS110a chromosome 16, iyMegRotu1, whole genome shotgun sequence genome encodes these proteins:
- the LOC100882539 gene encoding putative phosphorylase b kinase regulatory subunit beta isoform X1, with the protein MASLTMTPTKKISQTRNVRQGSVIDLDIDMFLKISNYEDTVRQLDIYYGIVKRQLLRYQSCITGLFPQISSDKVAGSVRESIYCAAAIWSLYQAYRRIDDDRGKSYELGQSAVKCMRGILECWVKQSARIELFKRNQCNRFALHCKFHLNTGDEIFQDADYNHLQIDIVSLYLIFLVQMISSGLQIIYTQDEVAFIQNLVYYVERAYRTPDYGMWERGSRYNDGTPEIHASSIGIAKSALEAINGCNLFGEKGASWSVIYVDIDAHNRNRSIFETMLPRESSSKSVDVALLPTISFPAFATHEEVLYNETKANIVRRLKGNYGFKRFGRDGYKTVLEDKSRRYYKSGEIKEFDNIECEWPLFYIFMIIDGVFKTFPEQVEEYQTLLKERMYKDINGDPVIPMCYYVPEDSLEAERNDPGTTYRLPSNEGRGQKSPTDTEPAPMYLWNQAMFIIAQLLTAGLLHINELDPIRRYLPSYNRPRKAGRYSAFQAKPSIGTHTDLVVQIVLIAESMRLQAMMATYGIQTQTPHEVEPVQILSSAQLVKVYEKLGVNSKLNLQGRPARPIGSLGTSKVYRVCGMTVLCYPLIFEVSDFYLYRDMALLIDDIKTELQFVGKYWRLSGRPTVCLLIREEHMRDPQFKEMLDLFAMLKKGYCDKTKVRIGRLQNLISSSCIEHLDFVNTMETDLELTQFKQLEHDYIGYQSLTDVPKALTYTENVDNYSHFMNEPLCNILNEIRNTKNLYSLCQLYGILLQREGINYEINGMTVGDYLRTLYQQAGCLRYWMVVRYCSSLLNHTVDSISPFITGVLVKGKQITVGVIGQEETVFDKPMTPAEIQSVMYSTIQPHNVVQAVLQQEVLLYCGRLIGTNPEMFKGILKIRIGWVLEAIKLYLQMFVKNPKPIENYSPFEIRRFLIKVLTVKNWANDEKLTVLGRRKIEGCLCRVPSHFYNHVWEVLMRCPGGICVNGQALPQQPTLSNMTRSELTFALLVESLLHHIQLPEYRQIIVELLTIVSTILLRNPELSFQKQLNLNKLVEDAFFMFCKDNNLEKTADQSLFFSTHYSITTGYLARAIVNNVLTGGCFATINDINDAIENSETCKIA; encoded by the exons ATGGCATCTCTTACAATGACACCTACAAAAAA aatCTCTCAAACAAGAAATGTACGCCAGGGTAGTGTTATTGATTTGGATATTGATATGTttcttaaaatatcaaattatgaGGATACTGTCAGACAACTTGATATTTATTATGGAATTG tTAAGAGACAATTGCTACGCTACCAAAGTTGCATAACAGGTCTTTTCCCTCAAATTTCAAGTGATAAAGTAGCTGGAAGTGTCAGAGAAAGTATTTATTGTGCTGCAGCTATATGGAGCTTATATCAAGCATACAG aCGTATAGATGATGATCGTGGAAAATCATATGAACTTGGACAATCAGCTGTAAAATGTATgcgtggaattttagaatgttgGGTAAAGCAATCTGCTAGAATAGAATTGTTTAAACGCAATCAGTGCAACCGTTTTGCTTTGCAttgtaaatttcatttgaatacTGGTGATGAGATTTTTCAAGATGCTGACTACAATCATTTGCAG ATTGATATTGTTTCTctgtatttgatatttttggtaCAAATGATTTCTTCGGGATTACAAATTATCTATACTCAAGATGAAGTCGCGTTTATACAAAATCTTGTATATTATGTAGAAAGAGCATATCGTACACCAGATTATGGTATGTGGGAACGAGGTAGTCGTTATAACGACGGCACGCCGGAAATACATGCAAGTTCAATTGGTATAGCTAAAAGTGCTCTAGAAGCTATTAATGGATGTAATTTATTTGGAGAAAAAGGAGCTTCTTGGTCAGTAATATATGTTGATATTGATGCACATAATCGAAATCGTAGCATTTTTGAAACAATGCTTCCAAGAGAATCCAGTTCTAAG agTGTAGATGTAGCTTTATTACCAACAATATCTTTTCCTGCATTTGCAACACATGAGGAAGTATTATATAATGAAACAAAAGCTAATATAGTTCGAAGATTAAAAGGCAACTATGGATTTAAAAGATTCGGCAGAGATGGATATAAAACAGTCTTGGAGGACAAAAGTCgtcgttattataaatctggTGAAATCAAG gaatttgataatatagaaTGTGAATGGCcattgttttatattttcatgatCATTGATGGGGTCTTTAAAACCTTTCCAGAGCAAGTTGAAGAATATCAAACTTTGTTGAAAGAAAGGATGTATAAAGACATAAATGGAG ATCCTGTGATACCTATGTGTTACTATGTACCTGAGGATAGTTTGGAAGCAGAAAGAAATGATCCTGGTACTACCTACCGATTGCCAAGTAACGAAGGAAGAGGGCAGAAAAGTCCTACAGATACAGAACCTGCACCTATGTATTTATGGAATCAAGCTATGTTTATAATTGCACAATTATTAACAGCTGGTTTGTTACATATTAATGAATTAGATCCAATCCGACGTTATCTTCCTTCGTATAATAGGCCACGAAAAGCTGGAAGATATTCAGCTTTTCAA GCTAAACCCAGTATT GGTACTCATACCGATCTTGTAGTACAAATCGTTCTTATTGCTGAGTCTATGAGATTGCAAGCTATGATGGCAACATATGGCATACAGACACAAACACCACATGAAGTGGAACCTGTTCAGATATTGTCATCTGCGCAATTAGTAAAAGTCTATGAAAAATTGGGAGTGAATTCTAAGTTAAATTTGCAAGGTCGTCCAGCTAGACCAATTGGATCTTTGGGTACAAGTAAG GTTTATAGAGTATGCGGTATGACGGTACTCTGTTATCCCTTGATATTTGAAGTATCAGACTTTTATTTATATAGAGATATGGCTCTATTGATTGATGATATAAAAACTGAGCTCCAGTTCGTAGGCAAATATTGGCGACTTTCCGGCCGACCTACTGTATGCCTTCTAATACGAGAAGAACATATGAG gGATCCACAATTTAAAGAAATGCTTGATCTTTTCGCTATGTTGAAGAAAGGATATTGTGATAAAACAAAAGTACGAATTGGTAGATTGCAAAACCTTATTTCATCTTCATGCATTG AACATTTGGACTTCGTAAATACAATGGAAACAGATCTTGAGCTCACTCAGTTTAAACAGTTAGAGCATGATTATATTGGATATCAAAGTCTTACAGATGTACCTAAAGCTTTAACTTATACTGAAAATGTAGACAATTATTCT cATTTTATGAATGAACCACTATGTAATATATTAAACGAAATCCGCAATACTAAAAATCTTTATAGTCTATGTCAACTTTATGGTATTTTGTTGCAACGTGAGggtattaattatgaaattaatggAATGACAG TTGGTGACTACTTGCGAACTTTATATCAACAAGCAGGCTGTCTTCGATATTGGATGGTTGTTCGTTACTGTAGTAGTTTATTAAATCATACTGTCGATAGTATTAGCCCTTTCATAACGGGTGTCCTTGTTAAGGGGAAGCAG ATTACAGTTGGAGTAATTGGACAAGAAGAAACAGTCTTTGATAAACCAATGACACCTGCAGAAATTCAGTCAGTTATGTATTCTACAATTCAACCACATAATGTGGTACAGGCAGTACTTCAGCAAGAAGTTTTATTGTATTGTGGTAGACTGATTGGAACAAATCCAGAAATGTTTAaaggaatattaaaaattcgtatTGG GTGGGTGTTAGAAGCAATAAAACTTTATTTGCAAATGTTTGTTAAAAACCCCAAACCCATTGAAAATTATAGTCCTTTTGAAATTCGCCGATTTCTTATTAAAGTATTGACGGTTAAAAATTGGGCTAATGATGAAAA ACTTACAGTATTAGGGCGTAGAAAAATTGAAGGATGCTTATGCAGAGTACcttcacatttttataatcaTGTTTGGGAAGTTTTGATGCGTTGTCCAGGCGGTATTTGCGTTAATGGACAAGCATTGCCACAACAACCTACTCTTTCTAATATGACCCGTTCAGAACTTACATTTGCTTTACTTGTGGAATCTTTGCTCCATCATATACAATTACCTGAGTATCGTCAAATTATTGTAGAG TTACTTACCATTGTGTCAACAATTTTACTCAGAAATCCAGAACTAAGTTTTCAGAAACAATTGAATCTTAATAAACTTGTTGAAGACGCTTTCTTCATGTTCTGTAAG gataataatttagaaaaaacAGCTGATCAATCCTTATTTTTCTCTACTCATTATTCAATAACTACGGGATACCTTGCCAGGGCTATAGTCAATAATGTACTCACTGGAGGATGTTTTGCAACTATAAATGACATTAATGATGCAATTGAAAATAgtgaaacttgtaaaattgcgTAA
- the drongo gene encoding arf GTPase activating protein drongo isoform X2: MMASAKRKQDEKNLKILRELVSQPGNKECFDCHQRGPTYVNMTIGSFVCTSCSGMLRGLTPPHRVKSISMATFTQEEIDFIKERGNEYCRRIWLGLMNSNSPQILDTKDEQKMKDLMSAKYELKRYYLDPSMANQNSNQKSQSSNQTNIPRVPHSGTSTLSSITTQKINNSESVNSNNFSTDFVADFSKVPDPFITTTMPTNKLSQPIVPQPFFANFDNNPVFNSPKNTNIESSSPFSQTTGNSNTMNANGTYLPPSEDRYAALKDLDSLMKQTQLKDDTPTTLNTPTWNSNNASNSVWNVGNQTTNVISNPFVTGDLWRPSANVVNNNTQSIDTSLYNPINPFKPAQFPINNDPQWVGIGSSNNRDVIQFSQLMTNKVWQPTLPAYHANPFMVGSGVSNMTRNSNNPFL; the protein is encoded by the exons ATGATGGCGTCCGCAAAAAGAAAGCAAGatgaaaagaatttaaaaatattacgcGAGCTGGTCTCGCAACCCGGTAACAAAGAATGTTTCGACTGCCATCAGCGGGGTCCTACTTACGTCAACATGACAATCGGTTCATTTGTCTGTACCTCTTGTTCTGGTATGCT GCGAGGCTTAACACCACCACATAGAGTAAAGTCTATTTCTATGGCTACATTTACACAAGAGGAAATAGATTTTATAAAGGAACGTGGTAATGAATATTGCAGAAGAATATGGTTAGGCTTGATGAATTCAAATTCTCCTCAAATCTTAGATACAAAAGATGAACAAAAAATGAAGGATCTGATGAGTGCAAAATATGAGCTTAAGAGATACTATTTAGATCCGTCCATGGCAAATCAAAACTCTAATCAAAAATCGCAGTCATCAAATCAAACCAACATTCCAAGGGTTCCACACTCTGGAACATCTACATTATCCTCTATAACCACTCAGAAAATAAACAACTCTGAGTCTGTGAATTCTAACAATTTTTCGACAGATTTTGTAGCTGATTTCAGTAAAGTTCCTGATCCATTTATTACTACTACAATGCCTACAAATAAACTCAGTCAACCGATTGTACCTCAGCCATTTTTTGCCAATTTCGACAACAATCCTGTTTTTAATAGTCCTAAAAatacaa ATATTGAGTCATCAAGTCCTTTTAGTCAGACTACAGGAAATTCTAACACAATGAATGCAAATGGAACATATTTACCTCCATCTGAAGATCGTTATGCGGCACTTAAAGACTTAGATTCTTTAATGAAACAAACACAATTGAAAGATGATACTCCAACAACATTAAATACACCTACGTGGAACTCTAATAATG CTTCTAATTCAGTTTGGAATGTAGGAAATCAAACTACAAATGTAATTTCAAACCCTTTTGTAACTGGTGATTTATGGAGACCATCAGCTAATGtagttaataataatacacAATCGATTGATACCTCTCTATACAATCCTATCAATCCTTTTAAACCAGCGCAGTTTCCTATAAATAATG ATCCACAATGGGTAGGTATTGGATCATCTAATAACAGAGATGTAATTCAATTTAGTCAATTAATGACAAATAAAGTGTGGCAACCAACTCTTCCAGCATATCATGCAAATCCTTTCATG GTCGGTTCTGGTGTGAGTAACATGACAAGAAATTCGAACAATCCTTTCTTATGA
- the drongo gene encoding arf GTPase activating protein drongo isoform X3 yields MATFTQEEIDFIKERGNEYCRRIWLGLMNSNSPQILDTKDEQKMKDLMSAKYELKRYYLDPSMANQNSNQKSQSSNQTNIPRVPHSGTSTLSSITTQKINNSESVNSNNFSTDFVADFSKVPDPFITTTMPTNKLSQPIVPQPFFANFDNNPVFNSPKNTNIESSSPFSQTTGNSNTMNANGTYLPPSEDRYAALKDLDSLMKQTQLKDDTPTTLNTPTWNSNNASNSVWNVGNQTTNVISNPFVTGDLWRPSANVVNNNTQSIDTSLYNPINPFKPAQFPINNDDISDPQWVGIGSSNNRDVIQFSQLMTNKVWQPTLPAYHANPFMVGSGVSNMTRNSNNPFL; encoded by the exons ATGGCTACATTTACACAAGAGGAAATAGATTTTATAAAGGAACGTGGTAATGAATATTGCAGAAGAATATGGTTAGGCTTGATGAATTCAAATTCTCCTCAAATCTTAGATACAAAAGATGAACAAAAAATGAAGGATCTGATGAGTGCAAAATATGAGCTTAAGAGATACTATTTAGATCCGTCCATGGCAAATCAAAACTCTAATCAAAAATCGCAGTCATCAAATCAAACCAACATTCCAAGGGTTCCACACTCTGGAACATCTACATTATCCTCTATAACCACTCAGAAAATAAACAACTCTGAGTCTGTGAATTCTAACAATTTTTCGACAGATTTTGTAGCTGATTTCAGTAAAGTTCCTGATCCATTTATTACTACTACAATGCCTACAAATAAACTCAGTCAACCGATTGTACCTCAGCCATTTTTTGCCAATTTCGACAACAATCCTGTTTTTAATAGTCCTAAAAatacaa ATATTGAGTCATCAAGTCCTTTTAGTCAGACTACAGGAAATTCTAACACAATGAATGCAAATGGAACATATTTACCTCCATCTGAAGATCGTTATGCGGCACTTAAAGACTTAGATTCTTTAATGAAACAAACACAATTGAAAGATGATACTCCAACAACATTAAATACACCTACGTGGAACTCTAATAATG CTTCTAATTCAGTTTGGAATGTAGGAAATCAAACTACAAATGTAATTTCAAACCCTTTTGTAACTGGTGATTTATGGAGACCATCAGCTAATGtagttaataataatacacAATCGATTGATACCTCTCTATACAATCCTATCAATCCTTTTAAACCAGCGCAGTTTCCTATAAATAATG ATGATATTTCAGATCCACAATGGGTAGGTATTGGATCATCTAATAACAGAGATGTAATTCAATTTAGTCAATTAATGACAAATAAAGTGTGGCAACCAACTCTTCCAGCATATCATGCAAATCCTTTCATG GTCGGTTCTGGTGTGAGTAACATGACAAGAAATTCGAACAATCCTTTCTTATGA
- the LOC100882539 gene encoding putative phosphorylase b kinase regulatory subunit beta isoform X2, translating to MASLTMTPTKKISQTRNVRQGSVIDLDIDMFLKISNYEDTVRQLDIYYGIVKRQLLRYQSCITGLFPQISSDKVAGSVRESIYCAAAIWSLYQAYRRIDDDRGKSYELGQSAVKCMRGILECWVKQSARIELFKRNQCNRFALHCKFHLNTGDEIFQDADYNHLQIDIVSLYLIFLVQMISSGLQIIYTQDEVAFIQNLVYYVERAYRTPDYGMWERGSRYNDGTPEIHASSIGIAKSALEAINGCNLFGEKGASWSVIYVDIDAHNRNRSIFETMLPRESSSKSVDVALLPTISFPAFATHEEVLYNETKANIVRRLKGNYGFKRFGRDGYKTVLEDKSRRYYKSGEIKEFDNIECEWPLFYIFMIIDGVFKTFPEQVEEYQTLLKERMYKDINGDPVIPMCYYVPEDSLEAERNDPGTTYRLPSNEGRGQKSPTDTEPAPMYLWNQAMFIIAQLLTAGLLHINELDPIRRYLPSYNRPRKAGRYSAFQGTHTDLVVQIVLIAESMRLQAMMATYGIQTQTPHEVEPVQILSSAQLVKVYEKLGVNSKLNLQGRPARPIGSLGTSKVYRVCGMTVLCYPLIFEVSDFYLYRDMALLIDDIKTELQFVGKYWRLSGRPTVCLLIREEHMRDPQFKEMLDLFAMLKKGYCDKTKVRIGRLQNLISSSCIEHLDFVNTMETDLELTQFKQLEHDYIGYQSLTDVPKALTYTENVDNYSHFMNEPLCNILNEIRNTKNLYSLCQLYGILLQREGINYEINGMTVGDYLRTLYQQAGCLRYWMVVRYCSSLLNHTVDSISPFITGVLVKGKQITVGVIGQEETVFDKPMTPAEIQSVMYSTIQPHNVVQAVLQQEVLLYCGRLIGTNPEMFKGILKIRIGWVLEAIKLYLQMFVKNPKPIENYSPFEIRRFLIKVLTVKNWANDEKLTVLGRRKIEGCLCRVPSHFYNHVWEVLMRCPGGICVNGQALPQQPTLSNMTRSELTFALLVESLLHHIQLPEYRQIIVELLTIVSTILLRNPELSFQKQLNLNKLVEDAFFMFCKDNNLEKTADQSLFFSTHYSITTGYLARAIVNNVLTGGCFATINDINDAIENSETCKIA from the exons ATGGCATCTCTTACAATGACACCTACAAAAAA aatCTCTCAAACAAGAAATGTACGCCAGGGTAGTGTTATTGATTTGGATATTGATATGTttcttaaaatatcaaattatgaGGATACTGTCAGACAACTTGATATTTATTATGGAATTG tTAAGAGACAATTGCTACGCTACCAAAGTTGCATAACAGGTCTTTTCCCTCAAATTTCAAGTGATAAAGTAGCTGGAAGTGTCAGAGAAAGTATTTATTGTGCTGCAGCTATATGGAGCTTATATCAAGCATACAG aCGTATAGATGATGATCGTGGAAAATCATATGAACTTGGACAATCAGCTGTAAAATGTATgcgtggaattttagaatgttgGGTAAAGCAATCTGCTAGAATAGAATTGTTTAAACGCAATCAGTGCAACCGTTTTGCTTTGCAttgtaaatttcatttgaatacTGGTGATGAGATTTTTCAAGATGCTGACTACAATCATTTGCAG ATTGATATTGTTTCTctgtatttgatatttttggtaCAAATGATTTCTTCGGGATTACAAATTATCTATACTCAAGATGAAGTCGCGTTTATACAAAATCTTGTATATTATGTAGAAAGAGCATATCGTACACCAGATTATGGTATGTGGGAACGAGGTAGTCGTTATAACGACGGCACGCCGGAAATACATGCAAGTTCAATTGGTATAGCTAAAAGTGCTCTAGAAGCTATTAATGGATGTAATTTATTTGGAGAAAAAGGAGCTTCTTGGTCAGTAATATATGTTGATATTGATGCACATAATCGAAATCGTAGCATTTTTGAAACAATGCTTCCAAGAGAATCCAGTTCTAAG agTGTAGATGTAGCTTTATTACCAACAATATCTTTTCCTGCATTTGCAACACATGAGGAAGTATTATATAATGAAACAAAAGCTAATATAGTTCGAAGATTAAAAGGCAACTATGGATTTAAAAGATTCGGCAGAGATGGATATAAAACAGTCTTGGAGGACAAAAGTCgtcgttattataaatctggTGAAATCAAG gaatttgataatatagaaTGTGAATGGCcattgttttatattttcatgatCATTGATGGGGTCTTTAAAACCTTTCCAGAGCAAGTTGAAGAATATCAAACTTTGTTGAAAGAAAGGATGTATAAAGACATAAATGGAG ATCCTGTGATACCTATGTGTTACTATGTACCTGAGGATAGTTTGGAAGCAGAAAGAAATGATCCTGGTACTACCTACCGATTGCCAAGTAACGAAGGAAGAGGGCAGAAAAGTCCTACAGATACAGAACCTGCACCTATGTATTTATGGAATCAAGCTATGTTTATAATTGCACAATTATTAACAGCTGGTTTGTTACATATTAATGAATTAGATCCAATCCGACGTTATCTTCCTTCGTATAATAGGCCACGAAAAGCTGGAAGATATTCAGCTTTTCAA GGTACTCATACCGATCTTGTAGTACAAATCGTTCTTATTGCTGAGTCTATGAGATTGCAAGCTATGATGGCAACATATGGCATACAGACACAAACACCACATGAAGTGGAACCTGTTCAGATATTGTCATCTGCGCAATTAGTAAAAGTCTATGAAAAATTGGGAGTGAATTCTAAGTTAAATTTGCAAGGTCGTCCAGCTAGACCAATTGGATCTTTGGGTACAAGTAAG GTTTATAGAGTATGCGGTATGACGGTACTCTGTTATCCCTTGATATTTGAAGTATCAGACTTTTATTTATATAGAGATATGGCTCTATTGATTGATGATATAAAAACTGAGCTCCAGTTCGTAGGCAAATATTGGCGACTTTCCGGCCGACCTACTGTATGCCTTCTAATACGAGAAGAACATATGAG gGATCCACAATTTAAAGAAATGCTTGATCTTTTCGCTATGTTGAAGAAAGGATATTGTGATAAAACAAAAGTACGAATTGGTAGATTGCAAAACCTTATTTCATCTTCATGCATTG AACATTTGGACTTCGTAAATACAATGGAAACAGATCTTGAGCTCACTCAGTTTAAACAGTTAGAGCATGATTATATTGGATATCAAAGTCTTACAGATGTACCTAAAGCTTTAACTTATACTGAAAATGTAGACAATTATTCT cATTTTATGAATGAACCACTATGTAATATATTAAACGAAATCCGCAATACTAAAAATCTTTATAGTCTATGTCAACTTTATGGTATTTTGTTGCAACGTGAGggtattaattatgaaattaatggAATGACAG TTGGTGACTACTTGCGAACTTTATATCAACAAGCAGGCTGTCTTCGATATTGGATGGTTGTTCGTTACTGTAGTAGTTTATTAAATCATACTGTCGATAGTATTAGCCCTTTCATAACGGGTGTCCTTGTTAAGGGGAAGCAG ATTACAGTTGGAGTAATTGGACAAGAAGAAACAGTCTTTGATAAACCAATGACACCTGCAGAAATTCAGTCAGTTATGTATTCTACAATTCAACCACATAATGTGGTACAGGCAGTACTTCAGCAAGAAGTTTTATTGTATTGTGGTAGACTGATTGGAACAAATCCAGAAATGTTTAaaggaatattaaaaattcgtatTGG GTGGGTGTTAGAAGCAATAAAACTTTATTTGCAAATGTTTGTTAAAAACCCCAAACCCATTGAAAATTATAGTCCTTTTGAAATTCGCCGATTTCTTATTAAAGTATTGACGGTTAAAAATTGGGCTAATGATGAAAA ACTTACAGTATTAGGGCGTAGAAAAATTGAAGGATGCTTATGCAGAGTACcttcacatttttataatcaTGTTTGGGAAGTTTTGATGCGTTGTCCAGGCGGTATTTGCGTTAATGGACAAGCATTGCCACAACAACCTACTCTTTCTAATATGACCCGTTCAGAACTTACATTTGCTTTACTTGTGGAATCTTTGCTCCATCATATACAATTACCTGAGTATCGTCAAATTATTGTAGAG TTACTTACCATTGTGTCAACAATTTTACTCAGAAATCCAGAACTAAGTTTTCAGAAACAATTGAATCTTAATAAACTTGTTGAAGACGCTTTCTTCATGTTCTGTAAG gataataatttagaaaaaacAGCTGATCAATCCTTATTTTTCTCTACTCATTATTCAATAACTACGGGATACCTTGCCAGGGCTATAGTCAATAATGTACTCACTGGAGGATGTTTTGCAACTATAAATGACATTAATGATGCAATTGAAAATAgtgaaacttgtaaaattgcgTAA
- the drongo gene encoding arf GTPase activating protein drongo isoform X1, translating into MMASAKRKQDEKNLKILRELVSQPGNKECFDCHQRGPTYVNMTIGSFVCTSCSGMLRGLTPPHRVKSISMATFTQEEIDFIKERGNEYCRRIWLGLMNSNSPQILDTKDEQKMKDLMSAKYELKRYYLDPSMANQNSNQKSQSSNQTNIPRVPHSGTSTLSSITTQKINNSESVNSNNFSTDFVADFSKVPDPFITTTMPTNKLSQPIVPQPFFANFDNNPVFNSPKNTNIESSSPFSQTTGNSNTMNANGTYLPPSEDRYAALKDLDSLMKQTQLKDDTPTTLNTPTWNSNNASNSVWNVGNQTTNVISNPFVTGDLWRPSANVVNNNTQSIDTSLYNPINPFKPAQFPINNDDISDPQWVGIGSSNNRDVIQFSQLMTNKVWQPTLPAYHANPFMVGSGVSNMTRNSNNPFL; encoded by the exons ATGATGGCGTCCGCAAAAAGAAAGCAAGatgaaaagaatttaaaaatattacgcGAGCTGGTCTCGCAACCCGGTAACAAAGAATGTTTCGACTGCCATCAGCGGGGTCCTACTTACGTCAACATGACAATCGGTTCATTTGTCTGTACCTCTTGTTCTGGTATGCT GCGAGGCTTAACACCACCACATAGAGTAAAGTCTATTTCTATGGCTACATTTACACAAGAGGAAATAGATTTTATAAAGGAACGTGGTAATGAATATTGCAGAAGAATATGGTTAGGCTTGATGAATTCAAATTCTCCTCAAATCTTAGATACAAAAGATGAACAAAAAATGAAGGATCTGATGAGTGCAAAATATGAGCTTAAGAGATACTATTTAGATCCGTCCATGGCAAATCAAAACTCTAATCAAAAATCGCAGTCATCAAATCAAACCAACATTCCAAGGGTTCCACACTCTGGAACATCTACATTATCCTCTATAACCACTCAGAAAATAAACAACTCTGAGTCTGTGAATTCTAACAATTTTTCGACAGATTTTGTAGCTGATTTCAGTAAAGTTCCTGATCCATTTATTACTACTACAATGCCTACAAATAAACTCAGTCAACCGATTGTACCTCAGCCATTTTTTGCCAATTTCGACAACAATCCTGTTTTTAATAGTCCTAAAAatacaa ATATTGAGTCATCAAGTCCTTTTAGTCAGACTACAGGAAATTCTAACACAATGAATGCAAATGGAACATATTTACCTCCATCTGAAGATCGTTATGCGGCACTTAAAGACTTAGATTCTTTAATGAAACAAACACAATTGAAAGATGATACTCCAACAACATTAAATACACCTACGTGGAACTCTAATAATG CTTCTAATTCAGTTTGGAATGTAGGAAATCAAACTACAAATGTAATTTCAAACCCTTTTGTAACTGGTGATTTATGGAGACCATCAGCTAATGtagttaataataatacacAATCGATTGATACCTCTCTATACAATCCTATCAATCCTTTTAAACCAGCGCAGTTTCCTATAAATAATG ATGATATTTCAGATCCACAATGGGTAGGTATTGGATCATCTAATAACAGAGATGTAATTCAATTTAGTCAATTAATGACAAATAAAGTGTGGCAACCAACTCTTCCAGCATATCATGCAAATCCTTTCATG GTCGGTTCTGGTGTGAGTAACATGACAAGAAATTCGAACAATCCTTTCTTATGA